In Liquorilactobacillus hordei DSM 19519, the following proteins share a genomic window:
- a CDS encoding alpha-mannosidase gives MVKAHLVNHTHWDREWYFTVMDSQVLADQVFTEILEELETHPEANFCLDGQTSILDEYVNTHPENLDRIRELVKDERLFVGPWYTQTDALIPDAESILRNLYIGITEANKKYGKAMMIGYLPDTFGFNAQMPMLLNQAGIDSILFWRGTNFDTQVSSPYFRWNSLGNDEVIAANFPFGYFTGQIGLDAKEKMDSFISDRYDPNIKFLHEHGNNNDVLMPSGIDQMNIVHNIAETVKKINAQSSFETKISTYQEFVDVLRTKDLPGYSGELRLPTYSRIHRTIGSVRQSIKKQNFKIEQKILKRVEPLMVIAESAGIKVGKGMLTLLWKKLLESQAHDSLGGSVSDNVAEDIMHRFKEANELADGIENLIKKKIGDSLKLGDNELLLFNTTPQSFDGFKKVSIMARSKNIKFDNVEYQSVKVEKHYPMRKHVLKMTEKGREYFDEPEYFSLICKIKVQLKPLGYTIIKFHDVPAKSEEVANNTDNYIATNDLKFEFTNGKINFVNGDEVILDFISLLDSGNDGDTYDYSPIQGEKESVLPFTECRVIHEDEVFEKLIVSGEEFLPETLESRLSGKRDKKFAYQLVISLNKISQEFSFKVIFNNNIESHRLRLRINPNNEILGIKAGIQGGIINVTNKKVDEDWQDKFDERPVNIYNFDKLLNVNGRNNSFSFFPKGLKEFEFDNRYLYLTLLATTGQLGKPNLAWRPGRASGDTTNEGHIMMPTPMAQEKGNWKFTIGMKLNKIDAVHSLLSREINGAFDQSVSYQKQTLNLFINRLDNKIWPTEVSSQIPRSLSLVAVDHDVVVSSLYPSRENEKYLIRILNDSDEMLDVANKINSEIERVDLFENKLNQGTKIMPHTFATFKLRNMINF, from the coding sequence GTGGTAAAAGCACATCTAGTAAATCATACCCACTGGGATAGAGAGTGGTATTTTACAGTAATGGATTCACAAGTTTTGGCGGATCAGGTTTTTACAGAGATACTTGAAGAACTTGAAACGCATCCAGAAGCCAATTTTTGTCTTGACGGCCAGACATCTATTCTTGATGAATATGTAAATACTCATCCTGAAAACTTAGATAGAATACGAGAATTGGTGAAAGATGAAAGATTGTTTGTAGGACCTTGGTATACTCAAACAGACGCTTTGATTCCTGATGCCGAATCTATTTTGCGAAATCTGTATATTGGTATAACTGAAGCTAATAAAAAATACGGAAAAGCAATGATGATCGGTTATTTGCCTGATACATTTGGATTTAATGCGCAAATGCCGATGTTATTAAATCAAGCTGGAATAGATAGTATTCTTTTCTGGAGAGGAACCAATTTTGATACGCAAGTCTCATCGCCTTATTTTAGATGGAATTCATTGGGGAATGATGAGGTAATCGCTGCTAACTTTCCTTTTGGTTACTTTACGGGCCAGATTGGATTAGATGCTAAAGAAAAAATGGATAGTTTTATCAGTGATAGGTATGACCCAAATATCAAATTTTTACACGAGCATGGTAATAATAATGACGTTTTGATGCCTTCAGGAATTGATCAGATGAATATTGTCCATAATATTGCAGAAACAGTAAAAAAGATTAATGCACAAAGTAGCTTTGAGACAAAAATCAGTACCTATCAAGAATTTGTAGATGTTTTGAGAACCAAAGATCTGCCAGGGTATAGCGGTGAGTTACGTCTACCGACATATTCAAGAATTCATAGAACAATTGGTTCAGTAAGACAATCAATAAAAAAACAAAATTTTAAAATCGAGCAAAAAATTTTAAAACGTGTCGAACCTTTGATGGTAATCGCTGAAAGTGCGGGAATTAAAGTTGGCAAAGGGATGCTAACTTTGTTATGGAAAAAATTGTTAGAGTCACAAGCACATGATTCACTGGGCGGAAGTGTCTCTGATAATGTTGCTGAAGATATTATGCATAGATTCAAAGAAGCAAATGAGTTAGCAGATGGAATTGAAAATCTAATCAAGAAGAAAATAGGAGATTCCTTGAAGTTAGGTGATAATGAGCTGCTTTTATTTAATACTACACCGCAGAGCTTTGATGGTTTTAAGAAAGTAAGTATTATGGCCCGTTCGAAAAATATTAAATTTGATAATGTTGAATATCAATCAGTGAAGGTCGAGAAACATTATCCTATGAGGAAACATGTTTTAAAAATGACAGAAAAGGGCAGAGAATATTTTGATGAACCTGAGTACTTTTCATTGATATGTAAGATTAAAGTACAGCTCAAGCCATTAGGTTATACAATCATAAAATTCCATGATGTACCTGCTAAAAGTGAAGAAGTTGCAAACAATACGGATAATTATATTGCAACGAATGATCTTAAATTTGAATTTACTAATGGAAAGATAAACTTTGTCAATGGCGATGAAGTTATCCTAGACTTTATTTCATTATTAGATTCTGGAAATGATGGAGATACGTATGATTATTCACCTATTCAAGGAGAAAAGGAAAGCGTCTTGCCTTTTACTGAATGCCGTGTAATACACGAAGATGAGGTGTTTGAAAAATTAATAGTTAGTGGTGAAGAATTTTTACCAGAGACACTTGAGAGCCGGTTAAGCGGAAAGAGGGACAAGAAATTTGCATATCAGCTCGTCATATCACTGAATAAGATTTCACAGGAATTTTCTTTTAAGGTAATTTTTAATAATAATATTGAATCACATCGCTTGCGTTTGCGAATAAATCCCAATAATGAAATTCTAGGGATTAAGGCAGGAATTCAGGGTGGAATAATAAATGTTACAAATAAAAAAGTTGATGAAGATTGGCAAGATAAATTTGATGAGAGACCTGTAAATATATATAATTTTGATAAGTTATTGAATGTTAACGGAAGAAATAATTCCTTTAGTTTCTTTCCAAAAGGATTAAAAGAATTTGAATTTGACAATAGATATCTATATCTAACTTTGTTAGCTACAACGGGGCAACTAGGTAAACCCAATCTGGCATGGAGGCCTGGAAGGGCATCGGGGGACACTACAAATGAAGGTCATATTATGATGCCTACTCCAATGGCACAGGAAAAAGGAAATTGGAAATTCACTATTGGAATGAAATTAAATAAAATAGATGCTGTGCACAGTTTACTGTCAAGAGAGATAAACGGAGCTTTTGATCAGAGTGTCAGTTATCAAAAACAGACATTAAATCTGTTTATAAATCGATTGGATAATAAGATTTGGCCAACAGAAGTTAGTTCACAGATTCCAAGAAGTCTATCACTGGTAGCAGTCGATCATGATGTAGTGGTATCGTCACTTTATCCATCAAGAGAGAACGAGAAGTATCTAATTAGAATTCTAAATGATTCAGATGAAATGTTAGATGTGGCAAATAAAATTAATAGTGAGATTGAGAGAGTTGATTTATTTGAAAATAAATTGAATCAGGGAACTAAGATAATGCCACATACATTTGCAACGTTCAAACTCAGAAATATGATTAATTTTTAA
- a CDS encoding VOC family protein, whose product MKKTGTISHIELYVTNLKETRKFWEWLLVDKLNYQLFQKWEKGVSYRFEGTYIVFVQTDKLEPKYNRVAVGLNHLAFYVESSQIVDLIRQEVHERGYRELYVDRYPHANGNDVYTLFFEDPDRIKVEIVSDERRK is encoded by the coding sequence TTGAAAAAAACAGGTACGATTAGTCATATTGAATTGTATGTGACAAATTTAAAAGAAACTCGAAAGTTTTGGGAATGGTTATTGGTAGATAAACTTAATTATCAACTTTTTCAGAAATGGGAAAAAGGAGTGAGTTATCGCTTTGAGGGAACCTATATTGTCTTTGTGCAGACAGACAAACTGGAACCAAAATATAATCGGGTTGCAGTGGGACTCAATCATTTAGCATTTTATGTTGAATCTTCCCAGATTGTTGACTTGATTCGCCAAGAAGTTCATGAACGAGGTTATCGTGAACTGTATGTAGATCGCTATCCTCATGCAAACGGAAATGATGTATATACATTGTTTTTTGAAGATCCAGATAGAATTAAAGTTGAGATTGTAAGTGATGAAAGAAGAAAATGA
- a CDS encoding CopY/TcrY family copper transport repressor — protein sequence MKTSDATKMSPAEWELMRIIWTKNGAGSSEVIELMQQKRSWTESTIKTLLRRLVNKEILKTVKDGRKFIYYPVIEEKVAMNENVTELFDHLCNMKKGKVIIELLTKLELSRSDIEELQKVLEEKSKTAPEMVECDCLPAGMKNECC from the coding sequence GTGAAAACAAGTGATGCAACAAAAATGAGTCCTGCAGAATGGGAACTTATGCGAATTATTTGGACCAAAAACGGCGCAGGTAGTTCTGAAGTAATTGAATTAATGCAACAAAAGCGTTCTTGGACCGAATCAACGATTAAGACATTATTAAGGCGACTCGTGAATAAAGAAATTCTAAAGACTGTAAAAGATGGGCGTAAGTTTATTTATTATCCAGTTATTGAAGAAAAAGTAGCGATGAATGAGAATGTTACTGAATTATTTGATCATTTATGTAATATGAAAAAAGGAAAAGTTATCATTGAGTTACTGACTAAGTTGGAATTAAGTCGCTCAGATATTGAAGAATTACAAAAAGTGTTAGAGGAAAAAAGTAAAACTGCTCCAGAAATGGTGGAGTGTGATTGTCTACCTGCAGGGATGAAGAATGAATGTTGTTAG